A genome region from Actinomycetota bacterium includes the following:
- the secE gene encoding preprotein translocase subunit SecE, with amino-acid sequence MAKRKVSRKFKPKKMMEQLAKERKQPAALPKKKIDWKQFIKQIPKRISSFFRGVVRELKKVTWPTRKALLSYTLVVIVTIIIFAAILGLFDFIFLQAVDFLINI; translated from the coding sequence ATGGCTAAAAGAAAAGTATCAAGAAAGTTCAAACCAAAGAAAATGATGGAACAGCTGGCCAAGGAGCGTAAACAGCCAGCAGCTCTGCCTAAAAAGAAAATAGACTGGAAACAGTTTATAAAGCAGATACCAAAAAGGATTTCCAGCTTTTTCAGGGGAGTGGTAAGGGAGCTTAAAAAAGTAACCTGGCCTACCCGAAAAGCCCTGCTTAGTTATACTTTGGTAGTAATAGTTACTATTATTATATTTGCTGCTATTTTAGGCTTGTTTGACTTTATATTCTTACAGGCTGTGGATTTTCTTATAAATATCTAA
- the rpmG gene encoding 50S ribosomal protein L33: MRQIMILGCTECKRRNYSSFKNKKNDPDRIEIKKYCKWCKKHTVHKETR, translated from the coding sequence TTGAGACAGATAATGATATTGGGCTGTACGGAGTGTAAAAGAAGAAATTATAGTTCTTTTAAGAATAAAAAGAATGATCCGGACAGAATAGAGATAAAAAAATATTGTAAGTGGTGTAAAAAACATACGGTTCATAAAGAGACCAGATAG
- a CDS encoding zinc ribbon domain-containing protein: MEKEEVYCPVCSQPIKKGEEVCPHCETKIKDIPQDRLPLESYPKEIDLEYGKSRFLIWIIVGIIILVVVAAVIFFGLNPIR, from the coding sequence ATGGAAAAAGAAGAAGTTTATTGTCCTGTATGTTCACAGCCTATTAAAAAGGGGGAAGAAGTCTGTCCGCATTGTGAAACTAAAATCAAAGACATTCCCCAGGATCGGCTGCCGCTGGAATCATATCCCAAAGAAATAGACCTGGAATATGGAAAGTCACGATTTTTAATATGGATTATAGTAGGCATAATCATCCTGGTAGTGGTAGCAGCCGTCATATTTTTTGGATTAAACCCTATAAGATAA
- the menA gene encoding 1,4-dihydroxy-2-naphthoate octaprenyltransferase — MKKKILLWLKAIRAPFFSATIMSAVVGSSLAFKDSSFNWLYLLLSIIIIAGTNCGINLVNDYYDHKNKADDINMLYTPFSGGSRVIQDKQLKPSRVLAAGIASFALVAILGIILSIVANIYLLWFGLAGIALGFFYSANPFRLVYRGWGEAVIFLLVGPVSVIGTYFLQTSSITLESILVSIPVGFLTANILLINEFPDYASDKQAGKNQLVVIIGRKKARYIYLALTAAIYVSVIIPVILSLLSPFLLVVLLGIPLAVWASYTAFKYHSNPEKILPAQANTILLTLISTALISLGLILQKLVYPL, encoded by the coding sequence ATGAAAAAGAAGATACTTCTATGGCTAAAAGCAATAAGGGCTCCTTTTTTTTCAGCCACCATAATGTCCGCTGTGGTTGGATCATCTTTGGCTTTTAAGGATTCCAGTTTTAATTGGTTATACCTCCTTCTATCCATCATTATTATTGCCGGCACTAACTGTGGAATTAATCTGGTAAATGACTACTATGACCATAAAAATAAAGCCGATGATATCAATATGCTCTACACCCCTTTTTCCGGGGGGAGCAGGGTGATTCAAGACAAGCAGCTAAAACCGTCACGGGTACTGGCAGCAGGCATAGCCTCTTTTGCCCTGGTAGCTATTCTGGGCATAATTTTATCTATAGTGGCCAATATTTATTTATTGTGGTTTGGCCTGGCTGGTATTGCCCTGGGTTTTTTTTACTCTGCCAATCCTTTCCGGCTGGTATACCGGGGGTGGGGGGAAGCAGTAATATTTTTACTGGTAGGTCCAGTATCGGTAATAGGCACTTACTTCTTGCAAACCAGCAGTATAACCCTGGAGTCCATACTGGTTTCTATACCGGTAGGATTTTTGACAGCCAATATACTACTAATTAATGAATTTCCCGACTATGCGTCAGATAAACAGGCAGGCAAGAACCAGTTGGTAGTGATAATAGGAAGAAAAAAGGCAAGATACATTTACCTGGCCCTTACAGCAGCCATTTATGTTTCGGTTATAATACCGGTAATTCTTTCACTATTGAGCCCTTTCCTGCTGGTGGTATTGCTGGGTATCCCCCTGGCCGTATGGGCCTCCTATACTGCCTTTAAATACCATTCTAACCCTGAAAAGATACTTCCTGCCCAAGCCAACACCATATTGTTGACCCTAATAAGCACAGCCTTAATTTCCCTGGGGTTGATTCTGCAAAAACTGGTTTACCCTTTGTAG
- the ubiE gene encoding bifunctional demethylmenaquinone methyltransferase/2-methoxy-6-polyprenyl-1,4-benzoquinol methylase UbiE, with translation MEKTAIANLFDSISLNYDRANSLLSLGLDHYWRFKMVRCLKAGTHNILDACCGTGSSSYSFYKASGRNAHVFGIDFSPKMLEKAKKRYAHFAPHLKFGFSDASNLDFEDNFFDAVTIAYGIRNITERGKALAEFYRVTKAGGKLICLEFGYPQNGLVGWAYGLYLNLVLINLGGLLSKNRAAYAYLVKSIREFPPSFQFLEVIKAAGYQKVEVLPLSMGICNLYLAYKG, from the coding sequence ATGGAAAAAACAGCAATAGCCAATCTTTTTGATAGCATATCTTTAAATTATGACCGGGCAAATTCCTTATTAAGTTTAGGCCTGGATCATTACTGGCGATTTAAGATGGTCCGCTGCCTAAAAGCAGGCACCCATAATATTCTTGATGCCTGCTGCGGCACTGGCAGCTCCAGCTACAGCTTTTATAAGGCTAGCGGCAGGAATGCTCATGTATTTGGCATAGATTTTTCTCCAAAGATGCTAGAGAAAGCAAAAAAAAGATATGCTCATTTTGCACCCCATCTAAAATTTGGTTTTTCCGATGCTTCAAATCTAGATTTTGAAGATAACTTTTTTGATGCGGTAACCATAGCCTATGGAATTAGAAATATTACAGAAAGGGGAAAGGCTTTAGCCGAGTTTTACAGGGTGACTAAAGCAGGAGGAAAACTAATATGCCTGGAATTCGGTTATCCCCAGAACGGTTTGGTAGGCTGGGCTTACGGGCTGTATCTAAATCTGGTGCTAATCAACCTGGGAGGACTGTTAAGCAAAAACAGGGCTGCTTATGCCTACCTGGTTAAATCCATAAGGGAATTTCCCCCATCCTTTCAATTCCTGGAAGTGATAAAAGCAGCAGGTTACCAAAAAGTGGAGGTCCTCCCTCTTAGCATGGGAATTTGTAACCTATACCTGGCCTACAAAGGGTAA